A single genomic interval of Psychroserpens sp. NJDZ02 harbors:
- the recA gene encoding recombinase RecA has product MSKEKEAKLKALQLTLDKLDKAYGKGTVMKMSDAAVVDVEAIPSGSLGLDIALGVGGYPRGRVIEIYGPESSGKTTLTLHAIAEAQKAGGIAAFIDAEHAFDRFYAEKLGVDIDNLIISQPDNGEQALEIADNLIRSGAIDIVVIDSVAALTPKAEIEGEMGDSKMGLHARLMSQALRKLTASISKTNCTVIFINQLREKIGVMFGNPETTTGGNALKFYASVRLDIRRSTQIKDSNGGVLGNKTRVKVVKNKVAPPFRMAEFDIMYGEGVSKVGEILDVAVEKEIIKKSGSWFSYGDTKLGQGRDAVKLIIKDNPELFDELEQKIKIAIKESV; this is encoded by the coding sequence ATGAGTAAAGAGAAAGAAGCAAAGCTAAAAGCATTACAATTAACCTTAGACAAATTAGACAAAGCCTACGGAAAAGGTACGGTAATGAAAATGAGTGATGCTGCTGTTGTTGATGTAGAGGCTATCCCATCGGGATCTTTAGGTTTGGATATTGCATTAGGAGTTGGTGGTTACCCAAGAGGTAGAGTTATAGAAATATATGGCCCAGAATCTTCTGGAAAAACAACATTAACGCTTCATGCTATTGCAGAAGCACAAAAAGCAGGAGGTATTGCTGCATTTATTGATGCAGAACATGCTTTTGATAGATTTTACGCAGAAAAATTAGGAGTAGATATTGACAACCTTATTATCTCTCAGCCAGATAATGGAGAGCAAGCTTTAGAAATTGCTGATAATTTAATTAGATCAGGAGCTATTGATATTGTTGTAATTGACTCGGTTGCTGCATTAACGCCAAAAGCAGAAATTGAAGGCGAAATGGGTGACTCTAAAATGGGACTACATGCCCGTTTAATGTCACAAGCCCTTAGAAAATTAACTGCATCTATTAGTAAAACTAATTGTACAGTAATATTTATTAACCAGTTACGTGAAAAAATTGGTGTTATGTTTGGTAACCCAGAAACAACAACCGGTGGTAACGCATTAAAATTTTACGCTTCTGTAAGATTAGACATCAGACGATCTACACAAATAAAAGATAGTAATGGTGGTGTATTAGGAAATAAAACCAGAGTTAAAGTAGTAAAAAATAAAGTTGCGCCACCTTTTAGAATGGCAGAATTCGACATCATGTATGGAGAAGGAGTTAGTAAAGTTGGAGAAATTTTAGATGTTGCTGTAGAAAAAGAAATCATCAAAAAAAGTGGTTCATGGTTTAGTTATGGTGACACCAAACTAGGACAAGGACGAGATGCCGTTAAGCTGATTATAAAAGACAACCCAGAACTGTTTGACGAGCTGGAACAAAAAATAAAAATCGCTATTAAAGAAAGTGTTTAA
- a CDS encoding lysophospholipid acyltransferase family protein, with product MIVFKYIFWTFYRIWFYIMVALPIIIMFPLLIVSILKESWYPYFFKLARIWARFILIGMGFYTKIEYLEKPERHKSYMFIANHTSMLDIMLMLVTVKNPFVFVGKAELSKIPLFGFFYKRTCILVDRSSAQSRQAVFLRAQRRLKQGLSICIFPEGLVPEEDILLGEFKDGAFRLAINHNTPIVPITFGDNKKRFSYTFFSGGPGVMRAKMHHFIPTEGLAKEDTRALNEQSKNVILEQLKMFLK from the coding sequence ATGATCGTATTTAAATATATTTTTTGGACATTTTACCGTATTTGGTTCTACATAATGGTGGCATTGCCAATTATTATCATGTTTCCACTTTTAATAGTTTCTATTTTAAAAGAATCTTGGTACCCTTATTTTTTTAAGTTAGCGCGTATTTGGGCTAGGTTTATTTTAATAGGAATGGGATTTTATACTAAAATTGAGTATTTGGAAAAACCAGAACGTCATAAAAGTTACATGTTTATTGCTAATCATACATCGATGTTGGATATCATGCTTATGCTAGTAACGGTTAAAAATCCTTTTGTATTTGTTGGTAAAGCGGAGTTGTCTAAAATACCATTATTTGGTTTTTTCTATAAACGAACTTGTATTTTGGTAGATCGAAGCAGTGCGCAAAGTAGACAGGCTGTGTTTTTAAGAGCGCAAAGACGACTAAAGCAAGGTTTAAGCATTTGCATATTTCCTGAAGGTCTTGTGCCAGAAGAAGATATTCTGCTGGGTGAATTTAAAGATGGTGCTTTCCGATTAGCGATTAATCATAATACACCAATAGTTCCTATTACTTTTGGGGATAATAAAAAACGTTTTTCTTATACTTTTTTTAGTGGAGGACCAGGAGTTATGAGAGCTAAAATGCATCATTTTATTCCAACGGAAGGGTTGGCTAAAGAAGATACTAGGGCGTTAAATGAGCAGTCTAAAAATGTTATTTTAGAACAATTGAAAATGTTTTTAAAATAG
- a CDS encoding RNA polymerase sigma factor, whose protein sequence is MGLDQLIHKCKSNDTKAQSELYQLFSSKLFSVSLKYSSSYAEAEDNLQDAFITIFSKIKQYKNKGSFEGWLKRITINTALQRYRSQKVFEIINEDAIVDEEVDIDEDAVSIDYLLQYIQELPDRYRLVFNLYVLDGYSHKEIADLLSITTGTTKSNLARARQLLKEKILAYKTSLNSQSL, encoded by the coding sequence TTGGGTTTAGACCAACTCATACATAAATGTAAGTCTAATGATACTAAAGCACAAAGTGAATTATACCAGCTTTTCTCAAGCAAATTATTTTCAGTTAGCTTAAAGTATTCAAGCTCCTATGCAGAAGCCGAAGATAATTTACAAGATGCATTTATAACCATTTTCAGCAAAATAAAGCAGTATAAAAACAAAGGAAGTTTTGAAGGTTGGCTTAAACGAATAACAATAAACACAGCTCTACAACGCTACAGAAGTCAGAAAGTTTTTGAAATAATTAATGAAGATGCCATAGTAGACGAAGAAGTCGATATAGATGAAGATGCAGTAAGCATTGACTACTTACTACAATACATACAAGAATTACCAGATAGATACCGTTTAGTATTTAACCTATATGTTTTAGATGGATATTCTCATAAAGAAATTGCGGATCTCCTATCCATAACCACTGGAACCACAAAATCTAACCTTGCAAGAGCTAGACAATTATTAAAAGAAAAAATATTAGCATACAAAACGAGCTTAAACTCGCAATCACTATAA
- a CDS encoding rhodanese-related sulfurtransferase has translation MQLYNKLSAIERAELIEKAGKDRLTLSFYQYARISNPQELRDQLFIKWDSLDVLGRIYIATEGINAQLSLPADNFEAFKIHLDSIDFLKDVRLNIAVEQDNMSFLKLKVKVRDKIVADGLNDDTFDVTNKGVHLSAKDFNDMLSNPNTVCVDMRNHYESEIGHFDGAVTPDVDTFRESLDIIEADLREHKEEKNLLMYCTGGIRCEKASAYYKHKGFENVYQLEGGIIEYTRQVNEEGIDNKFIGKNFVFDERRSEKITDDVIAKCHQCGTSCDTHVNCANDACHLLFIQCEDCKAEMNNCCSTTCNEIHALPFEEQKELRKGQGNSNDIFKKGRADHLPFKKDLRNIFEVLKK, from the coding sequence ATGCAACTGTACAACAAATTAAGCGCTATTGAAAGAGCAGAACTTATTGAAAAAGCTGGAAAAGATCGCTTGACGTTATCTTTTTATCAGTATGCTCGCATTAGCAATCCACAAGAATTAAGAGATCAATTATTTATCAAATGGGATAGTCTAGACGTTTTAGGGCGTATTTACATTGCTACAGAAGGGATTAATGCCCAACTGTCATTACCTGCGGATAATTTTGAAGCTTTTAAAATTCATTTAGATAGTATTGATTTTTTAAAAGATGTCAGGCTTAACATTGCTGTAGAGCAAGATAATATGTCTTTTTTAAAGCTGAAAGTTAAAGTCCGTGACAAAATAGTAGCAGACGGGCTAAACGATGATACGTTTGATGTCACCAATAAAGGGGTGCATTTGTCTGCAAAAGATTTTAATGACATGTTATCAAATCCAAATACTGTATGTGTGGATATGCGTAATCATTATGAAAGTGAAATAGGTCATTTTGATGGCGCCGTAACACCAGATGTAGATACTTTTAGGGAATCTTTAGATATTATTGAAGCTGATTTAAGGGAGCATAAAGAAGAAAAAAACCTGTTAATGTATTGTACAGGAGGAATACGTTGTGAAAAAGCAAGTGCGTATTATAAGCATAAAGGATTTGAAAATGTATATCAATTAGAAGGTGGTATTATAGAATATACCAGACAAGTAAACGAAGAAGGTATTGATAATAAGTTTATTGGGAAAAATTTTGTGTTTGACGAGCGTCGTTCAGAAAAAATTACAGACGATGTTATCGCAAAATGTCACCAATGTGGTACGTCTTGTGATACGCATGTAAACTGTGCTAATGATGCCTGTCATTTGTTATTTATCCAATGTGAAGATTGTAAAGCAGAAATGAATAATTGCTGTTCTACTACTTGTAATGAGATACATGCATTGCCTTTTGAAGAGCAAAAAGAATTAAGAAAAGGGCAAGGTAATAGTAACGATATTTTTAAAAAAGGACGTGCAGATCACTTACCTTTTAAAAAAGATTTACGTAATATTTTTGAAGTACTTAAAAAATAG
- a CDS encoding gliding motility lipoprotein GldH has protein sequence MRVSKIAFILLLVLVTSCDQKAVFDEYKSVSTAWNKEDVVQFKVNAPDSINPYNLFINVRNTNAYKYSNLYLIVEMNFPHGKRLTDTLEYKMTERNGAWLGEGLSAVKDNKLWYKEGVIFNESGTYNVKIQHAMRSSGEVNGVVNLEGLTDVGFRIEKSE, from the coding sequence ATGAGAGTAAGTAAAATAGCGTTTATATTACTATTGGTTCTAGTCACTTCTTGCGATCAGAAAGCTGTTTTTGATGAGTATAAAAGTGTCTCTACTGCATGGAATAAAGAGGATGTCGTTCAATTTAAGGTTAATGCGCCAGATTCAATAAATCCTTATAATTTGTTTATTAATGTTAGAAATACTAATGCTTATAAATACAGTAATTTATACTTAATTGTCGAAATGAATTTTCCTCATGGGAAAAGACTAACAGATACATTAGAGTATAAAATGACTGAAAGAAATGGGGCATGGTTAGGAGAAGGATTATCAGCTGTTAAGGATAATAAATTGTGGTATAAAGAAGGTGTTATTTTTAACGAAAGCGGGACCTATAACGTCAAAATACAGCACGCAATGCGCAGTAGTGGGGAAGTTAATGGTGTTGTGAATTTAGAAGGTCTTACCGATGTAGGATTTAGAATTGAAAAATCAGAATAA
- a CDS encoding ABC transporter ATP-binding protein produces MADILLKTDSLSIDFKNEDSFKTIINTISYTINKNEIVGIVGESGSGKSVSSLAILGLLPKRISKITSGSIIFNDTDLTKINNKQFQKIRGQQIAMIFQEPMSSLNPSMTCGKQVEEILFQHTSLTKKEIETETLTLLEKVKLPDPTRVYKAYPHEISGGQKQRVMIAMAIACKPQLLIADEPTTALDVTVQKEIISLLKELQAETKMSIIFITHDLSLISEIANRILVMYKGEIVEQNTVDHIFKHPEHNYTKALISSRPSLDVRLKTLPTIADVLNNTVSTETITPQMRKIKHDKLYASPPLLQVINLEKEYISKSGFFAKAETFKAVNNVSFNLYEGETLGLVGESGCGKSTLGNAILLLDKATKGQILYKGKDITNLTKAETIAIRKDIQIIFQDPYASLNPRITIGNAIMEPMTVHNLYSSAQERQEKAIEILNRVGLDETAFNRYPHEFSGGQRQRIGIARTIALQPKLIVCDESVSALDISVQAQVLNLLNELKDNFGFTYIFISHDLAVVKYMSDQLLVMNHGQIEELDDADIIYNTPKKDYTKKLIAAIPKGL; encoded by the coding sequence ATGGCTGATATTTTACTAAAAACAGATAGTCTATCTATTGACTTTAAAAACGAAGATTCTTTTAAAACAATAATTAATACTATTTCCTACACTATTAATAAAAATGAAATTGTTGGCATCGTTGGAGAATCAGGTTCTGGCAAATCCGTATCCTCTTTAGCTATTTTAGGTTTATTACCAAAACGTATTTCAAAAATTACGTCTGGAAGCATTATTTTTAATGACACCGATTTAACTAAGATAAATAATAAACAGTTTCAAAAGATTAGAGGGCAGCAAATTGCTATGATTTTTCAAGAACCAATGAGTTCTCTCAACCCTTCAATGACCTGTGGTAAGCAAGTTGAGGAAATTTTATTTCAGCATACATCACTGACTAAAAAAGAAATTGAAACAGAAACACTAACGCTACTTGAAAAAGTAAAATTACCAGACCCTACACGTGTTTACAAAGCTTATCCGCATGAAATCTCTGGAGGTCAAAAACAACGGGTTATGATCGCCATGGCTATTGCCTGCAAACCTCAACTACTTATTGCTGATGAGCCTACCACAGCATTAGATGTTACAGTACAAAAAGAAATAATTAGTCTACTAAAAGAGTTACAGGCAGAAACTAAAATGAGCATTATTTTTATAACGCATGATTTAAGCTTAATCTCCGAAATTGCTAATCGCATTTTAGTCATGTATAAAGGTGAAATTGTAGAGCAAAACACGGTAGACCATATATTTAAACATCCAGAACACAATTATACCAAAGCACTAATTTCGTCTAGACCATCTTTAGATGTGCGATTGAAAACGCTACCAACCATCGCCGATGTTTTAAATAATACTGTATCAACAGAAACAATTACTCCTCAGATGCGAAAAATTAAACACGACAAACTCTATGCATCACCCCCTTTATTACAAGTTATTAATCTTGAAAAGGAATACATCTCTAAATCTGGTTTTTTCGCTAAAGCAGAAACTTTTAAAGCTGTAAATAATGTCAGTTTTAATTTATATGAAGGAGAAACACTAGGGTTAGTTGGCGAGTCTGGTTGTGGAAAATCCACTTTAGGCAACGCCATATTGTTGTTAGACAAAGCCACAAAAGGTCAAATACTATATAAAGGGAAGGATATTACCAATCTAACAAAAGCTGAAACGATAGCCATTAGAAAAGATATACAGATTATTTTTCAAGATCCTTACGCCTCCCTAAACCCAAGAATCACCATTGGTAATGCTATTATGGAACCCATGACAGTCCATAATCTTTATTCGTCGGCACAGGAACGACAAGAAAAAGCAATAGAAATCTTAAACCGCGTAGGCTTAGACGAAACGGCTTTTAATAGATATCCACACGAGTTTTCTGGCGGACAAAGGCAACGTATTGGTATTGCACGTACTATTGCCTTACAACCTAAGTTAATTGTTTGTGACGAGTCCGTGTCTGCTTTGGACATTTCTGTACAAGCGCAAGTTTTAAACCTTTTAAATGAATTGAAAGATAATTTTGGATTCACATATATATTTATCTCTCATGACTTAGCAGTTGTAAAATACATGAGCGATCAATTACTAGTAATGAATCACGGACAAATTGAAGAATTAGACGATGCAGATATAATATACAACACGCCTAAAAAAGACTATACTAAAAAATTAATTGCTGCAATCCCAAAAGGATTATAA
- a CDS encoding CoA transferase subunit A, with product MILKTVNSVSEALEGVTDNMTFMLGGFGLSGIPENAIAELVKRNVKGVTCISNNAGVDDFGLGLLLQKKQIKKMVSSYVGENDEFERQMLSGELDVELIPQGTLAERCRAAQAGFPAIFTPAGYGTEVAEGKETREFDGKMYVLEHAFKADFAFVKAWKGDVAGNLIFKGTARNFNPCMAGAAKITVAEVEHLVPVGELDPNQIHIPGIFVQRIFQGEKYEKRIEQRTVRTKE from the coding sequence ATGATTCTAAAAACAGTTAATTCGGTTTCAGAAGCACTAGAAGGTGTTACAGATAATATGACCTTTATGTTAGGTGGTTTCGGGCTAAGTGGTATCCCTGAAAACGCAATTGCAGAGTTAGTTAAACGCAATGTTAAAGGTGTGACTTGTATCTCAAATAATGCGGGAGTAGACGATTTTGGTTTAGGTTTATTGCTACAGAAAAAGCAAATAAAAAAAATGGTGTCGTCTTACGTTGGAGAAAATGATGAGTTTGAAAGACAGATGTTGTCTGGAGAGTTGGATGTGGAGTTAATTCCGCAAGGGACTTTGGCTGAACGTTGTCGTGCAGCTCAAGCAGGTTTTCCTGCAATTTTCACACCAGCAGGTTATGGGACAGAAGTAGCAGAAGGAAAGGAAACTAGAGAGTTTGATGGTAAAATGTATGTTTTAGAGCATGCGTTTAAAGCTGATTTTGCTTTTGTAAAAGCTTGGAAAGGTGATGTTGCTGGTAATTTAATTTTTAAAGGAACGGCACGGAATTTTAATCCTTGTATGGCTGGAGCAGCTAAAATAACAGTTGCTGAGGTGGAACATTTAGTGCCTGTTGGCGAATTGGATCCAAATCAAATTCATATTCCAGGGATATTTGTGCAACGTATTTTTCAAGGTGAGAAATATGAGAAGAGAATCGAACAAAGAACGGTTCGTACTAAAGAATAA
- a CDS encoding stage 0 sporulation family protein — MACQSCATGKDGQPKGCKNNGTCGTDSCNKLTVFDWLANMSVPNGEKPFDWVEVRFKNGRKHYYHNAENLTLSIGDIVATQAQSGHDIGMVTLTGELVRVQIKRKRIDIKNDILKIYRKASQKDIDIWSEARDKEEPMKVKARQFAIDLKLHMKISDIEFQGDSSKATFYYTAEERVDFRELIKIYAREFRIRIEMKQVGFRQEASRLGGIGSCGRELCCSTWLTDFRSVSTSAARYQQLSLNPQKLAGQCGKLKCCLNYELDSYLDALKAFPKADTKLYTEKGTAVCQKTDIFKGHMWYAYEGEWMNWHLITTDQASEIIAINKKREKVASLEEYAADIEVDTKTEFENVVGQDSLTRFDSPKGNKKRKNSRARNKKPVQNNVEANNNNNNTKSSSNSSKPKPRPKRKPNKRKPENNNNKPNESK; from the coding sequence ATGGCTTGTCAAAGTTGCGCTACAGGAAAAGACGGACAACCAAAAGGTTGTAAGAATAATGGAACATGTGGTACAGATAGTTGTAATAAATTAACCGTTTTTGATTGGTTAGCAAATATGTCTGTTCCAAATGGCGAAAAACCATTTGATTGGGTTGAGGTTCGTTTTAAAAATGGACGTAAACATTATTACCATAATGCAGAGAATTTAACATTAAGTATCGGAGATATTGTAGCTACTCAGGCACAATCAGGTCATGATATTGGTATGGTTACTCTTACGGGAGAATTAGTACGCGTTCAGATAAAACGTAAAAGAATTGATATTAAAAATGATATTTTAAAAATCTATCGTAAGGCTTCTCAGAAAGATATAGATATCTGGAGTGAAGCTCGTGATAAGGAGGAACCGATGAAGGTTAAGGCGCGTCAATTTGCTATAGATTTAAAACTTCATATGAAAATCTCGGATATCGAGTTTCAAGGCGATAGTAGTAAAGCAACGTTTTATTACACCGCAGAAGAGCGCGTTGACTTTAGAGAGTTAATTAAAATATATGCGAGAGAGTTTAGAATTAGGATAGAAATGAAACAAGTCGGTTTTCGTCAGGAAGCATCTAGACTTGGAGGTATTGGCTCATGTGGTCGAGAACTGTGTTGCTCGACATGGTTAACAGATTTTAGATCTGTAAGTACCAGTGCAGCACGTTATCAGCAGTTATCGCTAAATCCTCAAAAATTAGCAGGACAATGTGGTAAGCTTAAATGTTGTTTAAATTATGAGTTGGATTCTTATTTAGATGCTTTAAAAGCTTTTCCTAAAGCAGATACTAAATTGTACACTGAAAAAGGAACTGCTGTTTGTCAAAAGACCGATATTTTTAAAGGGCATATGTGGTATGCTTATGAAGGTGAATGGATGAATTGGCACCTAATTACTACAGATCAAGCTAGCGAAATTATTGCAATTAATAAAAAGAGGGAAAAAGTAGCTAGTCTTGAAGAATATGCTGCAGATATTGAGGTTGATACTAAAACAGAGTTCGAAAACGTTGTTGGTCAGGATAGTTTAACGCGTTTTGATAGTCCAAAAGGTAATAAAAAACGTAAAAACAGTAGGGCTAGAAATAAAAAGCCAGTTCAAAATAATGTTGAGGCTAATAATAATAATAATAACACAAAGAGTTCGTCAAATAGCTCAAAACCAAAGCCTAGACCAAAACGTAAGCCAAACAAAAGAAAGCCAGAGAACAATAATAATAAACCTAATGAGAGTAAGTAA
- a CDS encoding CoA transferase subunit B has product MLDKTGIAKRIAQEVQDGYYVNLGIGIPTLVANYVRNDIEVEFQSENGVLGMGPFPFEGEEDADIINAGKQTITTLPGASFFDSATSFAMIRGQHVDLTILGAMEVAENGDIANWKIPGKMVKGMGGAMDLVASAENIIVAMMHTNRAGESKLLKKCSLPLTGVGCVKKVVTNLAVLEVTNKGFKLLERAPGVSVEEIQKATEGTLIIEGDIPEMSF; this is encoded by the coding sequence ATGCTTGACAAAACAGGAATAGCAAAACGTATTGCGCAGGAAGTGCAAGATGGTTACTACGTTAATTTAGGGATTGGAATCCCAACTTTAGTGGCTAATTATGTGCGTAACGATATAGAAGTAGAATTTCAATCGGAAAACGGTGTATTAGGTATGGGGCCTTTTCCTTTTGAGGGAGAAGAGGATGCTGATATTATAAATGCGGGAAAACAGACCATAACAACATTACCAGGTGCTAGTTTTTTTGATAGTGCAACTAGTTTTGCAATGATACGTGGACAGCATGTAGATTTAACTATTTTAGGAGCAATGGAAGTTGCTGAAAATGGAGATATCGCCAATTGGAAAATACCAGGTAAAATGGTGAAAGGTATGGGTGGTGCAATGGATTTGGTGGCTAGTGCCGAAAATATTATTGTGGCAATGATGCATACTAATAGAGCGGGCGAATCAAAATTATTAAAAAAATGTAGTTTGCCTTTAACGGGAGTTGGTTGCGTTAAAAAAGTAGTGACTAATCTAGCAGTTCTGGAAGTAACAAATAAAGGGTTTAAGTTGTTGGAACGAGCTCCAGGAGTGTCTGTAGAAGAAATACAAAAAGCGACGGAGGGAACTTTAATTATTGAAGGGGATATTCCGGAAATGAGCTTTTAA
- a CDS encoding penicillin-binding protein 1A, translated as MAKTKKAEATGFDKYIRWFWVLFLGGLLSVVLLFLLASWGALGEMPDHTQLENPKTNLATEVISSDGKTLGKFYFRDNRTPVSYDELPEHLVHALIATEDVRYMEHSGIDGRGTLRAVLKPGSGGASTITQQLAKQLFTKRASSNKIKRVLQKFKEWIIAIRLERQYTKEEIVAQYLNIVDFDNNADGIRSAARIYFGGKEPRELSLKESAMIVGMLVNPSLYNPLKDDGKRAVRTKQRRNVVLSQMAKYEYITQKEKDSLQKTDLGIHYNPDSHSSGTATYFREYLRDFMKKWTDDPKNRKPDGTKYNLNNDGLKIYTTIDSRMQKYAELAVARHMPRLQAEFFKQNTPERNKTAPFRDLSASQVDNLLNNAMKRGERWRILKKAGKSEKEIRASFLKPTTMTIFKWKKDGSPSEVDTIMKPIDSMRYYKSFLHPGMMSMDPQTGHVKAWVGGMNYRHFQYDHVKQGKRQVGSTFKPFVYATAVNQLHMSPCDKLPLAPLTIEANKFGNAKAWTPKNDDSNYNGEVTLKYALANSINTITARLMDKVGPQPVAELAKNLGVTSDIPLVPSIALGTPDISVYEMVGAYSGFANQGVYTKPVMVTTIVDKNDTVLYQFVPETRDVLSAETAYVTVKLMEGVTQSGSGGRLRGKGRDKYRKDYQEIITGYPYEFTNPIAGKTGTTQNQSDGWFMGMVPNLVTGVWVGAEDRATHFRSITYGQGAAMALPIWGMYMKSCYEDETLDVSKSSFSKPSNLSITVDCTGYEADQGGTQDSGLPDEDVPDELEM; from the coding sequence ATGGCAAAAACAAAAAAAGCAGAAGCAACAGGGTTTGATAAGTATATAAGATGGTTTTGGGTGCTGTTTTTAGGAGGATTACTTTCAGTAGTATTATTATTTCTTTTAGCATCTTGGGGTGCTTTAGGAGAGATGCCTGATCACACGCAATTGGAAAACCCTAAAACAAATTTAGCGACAGAAGTTATTTCTTCGGATGGTAAAACATTAGGTAAATTTTATTTTAGAGATAACAGGACTCCTGTTAGTTACGACGAATTGCCAGAACATCTAGTACATGCGTTGATAGCTACAGAAGACGTACGTTATATGGAACATTCTGGTATTGACGGACGTGGTACGTTAAGAGCCGTTTTAAAGCCAGGAAGTGGTGGGGCGAGTACAATTACACAACAGTTGGCAAAACAGTTGTTTACAAAAAGAGCCTCTAGTAACAAAATAAAAAGGGTGTTGCAGAAGTTTAAAGAATGGATTATTGCTATTCGTTTAGAGCGTCAATATACTAAAGAAGAGATTGTAGCGCAATATCTTAATATTGTAGATTTTGATAATAATGCAGATGGAATACGCTCGGCAGCAAGAATATACTTTGGAGGAAAGGAGCCTAGGGAACTTAGCTTAAAAGAATCTGCAATGATTGTTGGAATGCTTGTTAATCCGTCGCTATACAATCCACTTAAGGATGATGGCAAGAGAGCTGTTAGAACTAAGCAAAGACGAAATGTGGTGTTATCACAAATGGCTAAATATGAATATATTACTCAAAAAGAGAAAGACTCACTTCAAAAAACAGACTTAGGCATTCATTATAACCCGGATAGTCATAGTTCTGGGACAGCGACTTATTTCAGAGAATATTTGAGGGATTTTATGAAGAAATGGACTGATGATCCAAAAAATAGAAAACCAGATGGAACTAAGTATAATCTTAACAATGATGGTTTAAAAATCTATACAACTATTGATTCGCGTATGCAAAAGTATGCAGAGTTGGCAGTTGCTAGACATATGCCAAGGTTACAAGCTGAGTTCTTTAAACAAAATACACCTGAACGTAATAAAACGGCGCCATTTAGGGATTTAAGTGCTTCTCAAGTAGATAATTTGCTTAATAATGCCATGAAGCGTGGTGAACGTTGGAGGATTTTAAAGAAAGCAGGTAAAAGCGAAAAGGAAATTAGAGCCTCTTTTTTAAAGCCCACTACAATGACCATTTTTAAATGGAAAAAGGATGGAAGTCCTAGCGAAGTGGATACTATTATGAAGCCTATAGATTCTATGCGTTACTATAAGTCTTTCCTTCATCCAGGAATGATGAGTATGGATCCGCAAACAGGACATGTTAAGGCATGGGTTGGAGGTATGAACTATAGACACTTCCAATATGATCACGTAAAACAAGGTAAACGTCAAGTTGGGTCTACTTTTAAGCCTTTTGTTTATGCTACAGCAGTAAATCAATTACACATGTCGCCATGTGATAAATTACCATTAGCACCTTTAACTATTGAGGCTAATAAATTTGGTAATGCAAAAGCTTGGACACCTAAAAATGATGATAGTAATTATAATGGAGAAGTTACTTTAAAATATGCTTTAGCAAATTCTATAAATACTATTACGGCAAGGTTAATGGATAAAGTTGGTCCGCAACCAGTGGCAGAGTTAGCTAAAAACTTAGGGGTAACATCGGATATACCATTAGTACCGTCTATTGCTTTAGGAACACCAGATATTAGTGTTTACGAAATGGTAGGCGCATATTCGGGATTTGCAAATCAAGGCGTTTATACTAAACCTGTAATGGTAACAACTATTGTGGATAAGAATGATACTGTTTTATATCAATTTGTACCAGAAACAAGAGATGTGTTAAGTGCAGAAACTGCTTATGTTACAGTTAAATTAATGGAGGGTGTTACGCAATCCGGTTCTGGTGGACGATTAAGAGGTAAAGGACGTGATAAATACAGAAAAGATTATCAAGAAATTATTACTGGTTATCCTTATGAATTTACAAATCCAATAGCAGGTAAAACAGGAACGACACAAAACCAGTCTGATGGTTGGTTTATGGGGATGGTACCTAATTTAGTAACAGGAGTGTGGGTAGGAGCAGAAGATAGAGCAACGCATTTTAGAAGTATAACTTATGGTCAAGGAGCTGCTATGGCCTTGCCAATTTGGGGGATGTATATGAAGAGTTGTTATGAGGATGAAACATTAGATGTTTCTAAATCTAGTTTTTCAAAGCCTTCTAATTTATCAATTACTGTGGATTGTACAGGTTATGAAGCAGATCAAGGAGGTACTCAGGATTCAGGTTTACCTGACGAGGATGTTCCAGATGAGCTAGAAATGTAA